CTTTGCCGGTAGCCGGGTCAATTAACTGCGGGCCATTAATCCATTTATTATTGGTAATATCGTAAATGATTACTTGGCTGGTAACTGGGCCATTTACATCTACGGACCGGCCACCGATGTGCCAGATTTTATCATCGACCAGAACAATGCCCTGATGGCTCACTTTTTTACCGGATGGGAAAGGTGCCCGTAAAGTCCATTTGTTTGTGGCAGGGTCATACATTTCAGCGGCTAGTTCAAAGTTGGGGTACTCGCCAAAACCGCCAAATACATAAATTTTATTTTTATACATTATACTCGGGCACTCCGACCGCTTTTTAAGCGCATCTGCTTTGCGGGTCCACTGCGCATAAGAAATATTTCCTTGAAAAACCAGGCTGACAAAAACCAATAAAGAAAGACAAAATGCAACTACCTGCCTCATACGAAGCAATCCACTAAGGTAAATTTGTTTCATAAATTAATAACCGATTGGTTCTAAGATAATTATTGATAATAAATTCAGAAAACCCAGGTATTTACCGCCGGAGAAGGCTTAATACGGGTGCAACAACCACAAACATTACCGCCAGAATAGCAGCCGATCAGGAACAAGCAATAATATATACAAAGTTAAATATTACCTTTAAACTTATGTTATAAATTATAAATAATTTGATAACAAATCCTTACAAATTAATACAAATTACTAAATAATATCATTTTATGCATTAATATTTGATTTATTCCAACATATCATTCATACGGCTAACGCAAGGTTTTAGATGAAGCATTCTGAAATATTTACTAAAAATTAATAAAGCTTTATCTGATTACTGTTAAATTTCCGGCTCCTTCCACGCCAATCTAGCCTTAATTCCGAAGCGGAAATTTTAAAATTATTTACTGCGGAAAGATTTTTAGCTACCTGTATTCTTACAATTCAGCCATTTTGTATTACTTTCCGCTTCCGGTTAATTAAATGCAACCCGCACCTTATGATTATCGAAGCCCGCGCTTATGCCAGAGCCGCCATTCTGGGAAATCCATCGGATGGCTATAATGGAAAAACCATCTCGCTGATTGTTAAAAATTTTGGCGCCCATATTTTATTGTACCAAACTCCGGAGCTGGTTATTGAGCCTCAACCGCAAGACATTAATCAATTTAAAAATATTTACCAGTTGCAAGACCAGGTAAACTTAACCGGCTACCACGGAGGCGCGCCCTTGCTAAAAGCAGCTATTAAAAAGTTTGTGGAGTATTGCCAGAACGAAAAAATAAAGCTGGAAAATAAAAACTTTACTATCCGGTATAATTCGTCGATTCCGCGCCAGATTGGCTTGGCTGGCAGCAGCGCTATTATTATTGCCACTTTGCGTGGCCTCATGCAATTTTACCGGGTACAAATTCCGCAGGAAATACTACCGAACCTGGCTTTGGCCGTAGAAACTGAAGAACTGGGTATTAACGCGGGCTTGCAGGACCGGGTTATTCAAACGTACGAAGGCTGCGTGTACATGAATTTTGACAAGCAGATTATCGCCGAAAAGAAACACGGTTTGTACGAACCCCTCGATCCAGACTTATTGCCTAACCTATACATTGCTTATAAAACCGAACTCGGTAAAGTATCGGGCAAAGTGTTAAACGACATTAAAACCCGCTACGACAAAGGCGATCCGCACGTAATTAATACTTTAAACCACATTGCCAGCTTAGCCGATGCGGGCAAAAAAGCCATACTGGAACGCGATTACGTAACCTTGCACCATCTGATGAACGAAAATTTCGACCAGCGCTGCCAGATTATGAAAATCAGCGATAGCAACATGGAACTGGTAAACACTGCCCGGCAATGCGGCGCCTCGGCCACCTTTACCGGCTCTGGTGGCTCCGTTATCGGCATTTACCAGGACGACGACATGCTGAACAAACTGGTAGCCGAAATGCGTAAAGTAAACGCCCGCGTGATTAAACCAACAATTGTTTGATAGTTGGCAGGTTGA
The sequence above is a segment of the Adhaeribacter swui genome. Coding sequences within it:
- a CDS encoding mevalonate kinase family protein produces the protein MIIEARAYARAAILGNPSDGYNGKTISLIVKNFGAHILLYQTPELVIEPQPQDINQFKNIYQLQDQVNLTGYHGGAPLLKAAIKKFVEYCQNEKIKLENKNFTIRYNSSIPRQIGLAGSSAIIIATLRGLMQFYRVQIPQEILPNLALAVETEELGINAGLQDRVIQTYEGCVYMNFDKQIIAEKKHGLYEPLDPDLLPNLYIAYKTELGKVSGKVLNDIKTRYDKGDPHVINTLNHIASLADAGKKAILERDYVTLHHLMNENFDQRCQIMKISDSNMELVNTARQCGASATFTGSGGSVIGIYQDDDMLNKLVAEMRKVNARVIKPTIV